The window TATTTTGATTTTAGGTAAGTTATTAATGAATCGTGTACAGGCAACCAATTCAACAGTTAAGTCATAATAACAGATAGTTAAAAGGTGATTCATTCTGTCAAGATGAATCACCTTTTTGTCTATCAATTGGTTCACAAACTGATGTATAATTGTAAGAAAGATGAGAAGGAGAGATGATGGAGTATGACATTTGAAGAGATATTACCTGAATTAAAAAAAGGTGCCAAGATTATTCGTAAAGGTTGGGGTGGTTTTGAGTTATATGTCACGTTAGTAGAAGATGACGTTTTTGATGGTTCACCGGTAACCCCTTATTTTTTAATTAAAACAAGTGATGAAGGCTTTTCTAGTTTTGCACCGACTGTTTGCGATATTTTGGCAGATGATTGGGCGATTGTTCAATGAGAAATAAGTATTTAGACTTGGCTAATCAAGTGGTGCTTGTTACAGGGGCAGCTTCAGGTATTGGCTTATCACAGGTGGAAGCTTTTTTAGGACAAGAAGCGTATGTGTTTGGGGTGGATTGTCAAGAGGGAAAAATGTTAGAACTTACTAAAAAGTA is drawn from Vagococcus xieshaowenii and contains these coding sequences:
- a CDS encoding DUF2829 domain-containing protein; its protein translation is MTFEEILPELKKGAKIIRKGWGGFELYVTLVEDDVFDGSPVTPYFLIKTSDEGFSSFAPTVCDILADDWAIVQ